The proteins below come from a single Papaver somniferum cultivar HN1 chromosome 11, ASM357369v1, whole genome shotgun sequence genomic window:
- the LOC113321929 gene encoding mitogen-activated protein kinase 3-like translates to MADIPQNPDNANNPPADFPAILTHGGRFVQYNIFGNLFEITIKYRPPIMPIGRGAYGIVCSVLNSETNEMVAIKKIANAFDNYMDAKRTLREIKLLQHLDHENVIGIRDVIPPPIPGAFSDVYIATELMDSDLHQIIRSNQGLSEEHSQYFLYQILRGLKYIHSANVIHRDLKPSNLLLNANCDLKICDFGLARPTSENEFMTEYVVTRWYRAPELLLNSSDYTAAIDVWSVGCIFMELMNRRPLFAGRDHVHQLRLLTELLGTPTEADLGFVRSDDARRYLQQLPPHPRQPFAMIFPHVNPVAIDLIEKMLTFDPTRRITVEEALAHPYLERLHDIADEPVCSVPFSFEFEQQVLTEEQIKEMIYRESVAFNPEYLHR, encoded by the exons ATGGCAGATATTCCTCAAAACCCAGATAACGCTAATAACCCACCAGCTGATTTTCCAGCAATTTTAACTCATGGAGGTCGATTTGTTCAGTATAATATCTTTGGTAATTTGTTtgagatcactatcaagtatcgTCCTCCGATTATGCCCATCGGTCGTGGTGCTTATGGAATCGTATG tTCTGTATTGAATTCAGAGACAAATGAAATGGTTGCGATTAAGAAGATTGCTAATGCATTTGACAATTACATGGATGCTAAAAGAACTTTAAGGGAGATTAAACTTCTTCAGCATTTGGATCATGAGAAT GTTATTGGTATTAGAGATGTTATTCCACCACCAATACCAGGAGCATTTTCTGATGTTTACATAGCCACTGAACTCATGGACAGTGACCTCCATCAAATAATTCGCTCTAACCAAGGTTTATCGGAGGAACACAGCCAG TATTTCTTGTACCAGATTCTTCGTGGTTTGAAGTATATTCATTCCGCCAATGTTATTCATAGGGATTTAAAACCGAGCAACCTTTTGCTAAATGCAAACTGTGACTTAAAGATTTGTGATTTTGGTTTGGCCCGCCCTACTTCGGAAAATGAATTTATGACCGAGTATGTTGTCACTAGATGGTATAGAGCACCAGAGTTGTTGCTCAATTCTTCAGATTATACTGCTGCAATTGATGTGTGGTCAGTGGGATGTATCTTTATGGAGCTGATGAATAGAAGACCACTATTTGCGGGTAGGGATCATGTACATCAGCTGCGGTTACTTACTGAG CTCCTCGGCACACCTACTGAAGCTGATCTAGGTTTTGTTCGGAGTGATGATGCAAGAAGGTATCTCCAACAGCTACCACCACATCCTCGCCAACCTTTTGCAATGATTTTCCCACACGTTAACCCTGTTGCCATTGATCTCATTGAAAAAATGTTGACATTTGACCCTACAAGAAGAATCACAG TTGAAGAAGCTTTGGCTCATCCTTACCTTGAAAGGTTACACGATATAGCCGATGAACCAGTTTGTTCAGTCCCTTTCTCTTTTGAATTTGAACAACAAGTCCTCACAGAAGAGCAGATAAAGGAGATGATATACAGAGAATCCGTGGCATTTAATCCAGAGTATTTACATAGGTAA
- the LOC113321890 gene encoding probable LRR receptor-like serine/threonine-protein kinase At1g67720, with protein sequence MEIRRLLFMTPCLSISLLLLFHNAQAQVPGFVSLDCGGSSNYTDFLGLQWTSDNQFMFGETANISVANETRTQYSTVRYFPADAKRKYCYSLDVKQRVRYLVRTTFLYGNFDNNNVYPKFDISIGATYWSTIVINDASTMEVKELIFLATSPTISICLSNATTGRPFISTIELRPFNGSLYLTDHESQFYLSVSARINFGAESEDPVRYPDDPFDRIWASDSLKKANYLVEVAAGTVKVSTKSPIDINKDDRPPQKVMQTAVVGTKGSLTYRLNLDGFPGFGWAVSYFAEIEDLKPSDTRIFRLVVPGMPDVTKAAVNIQENAQGKNRLYEPGYTNISFPFVLNFKFLKTAESTLGPLLNAMEINKYLKINDGSLDVIAFAGLVSHYPLADWAREGGDPCLPVPWSWVNCNSDPQPRITSIDLSGKNLSGNIPSELATLPGLTELRLGGNSLTGPIPDFTGSTDLKILHLENNQLTGELPSSLIDLDNLKELYLQNNKLSGEIPSGLLSKNLVFNYTGNNDLHPGGNRKTKTGIIIGATVGAAVLLLATIISCLFMNRGRKKHHNKGELTTPMPSHRLVVSSLNDAGTESAHCFALSEIEEATKNFEKKIGSGGFGVVYYGKMKDGREIAVKLLTSNSYQGKREFSNEVTLLSRIHHRNLVQFLGYCQEDSKHILVYEYMHSGTLKEHLYGPLTREGAISWLKRLEIAEDSAKGIEYLHTGCVPSIIHRDVKSSNILLDKHMRAKVSDFGLSKLEVDGASHVSSIVRGTVGYLDPEYYISQQLTDKSDVYSFGVILLELISGQEAISNESFGVNCRNIVQWAKSHVGSGDVQGIIDPLLGNDYNVQSIWKIAEKALMCVQPHGSIRPSISEVLKEIQDAIMIEREMEAAKDGNNDLSRSTINSNMGLGSLDLGFNEPYLLLDESTVQPTAR encoded by the exons ATGGAGATTAGGCGGCTTCTCTTTATGACACCTTGTCTATctatttcacttcttcttctatttcataACGCACAAGCTCAGGTTCCAG GGTTTGTGAGCTTGGACTGTGGAGGTAGTAGCAACTATACAGATTTTCTAGGACTTCAGTGGACTTCAGATAATCAGTTTATGTTTGGTGAGACGGCCAATATATCTGTTGCTAATGAGACTCGGACGCAGTATTCAACAGTGAGATACTTCCCAGCAGATGCTAAAAGAAAATACTGTTATTCCCTTGATGTCAAACAAAGGGTTCGTTATCTAGTAAGAACGACTTTCTTATACGGGAACTTTGATAACAATAATGTTTACCCAAAGTTCGATATTTCAATTGGGGCAACTTACTGGTCGACGATCGTCATTAATGATGCCAGTACAATGGAGGTGAAAGAGTTGATATTTTTGGCTACTTCCCCTACTATCAGCATTTGTTTATCTAATGCTACAACTGGGCGACCATTTATCTCCACTATTGAGCTTCGGCCATTTAATGGTTCTCTCTATCTTACAGACCATGAATCTCAATTCTACCTCAGTGTGTCTGCAAGAATAAATTTTGGCGCCGAGAGCGAAGATCCTGTCAG ATATCCAGATGATCCATTCGATAGAATATGGGCGTCGGACTCTTTGAAAAAGGCAAACTACCTCGTTGAAGTCGCCGCAGGAACTGTGAAGGTGTCAACTAAATCGCCAATTGATATTAACAAAGATGACCGGCCTCCTCAAAAAGTGATGCAGACTGCTGTGGTTGGTACAAAAGGATCATTGACCTACCGTTTAAACTTGGATGGCTTTCCAGGTTTTGGATGGGCGGTCTCGTACTTCGCTGAGATTGAAGATCTGAAACCAAGTGATACTAGGATATTTAGGCTTGTTGTCCCAGGCATGCCTGACGTCACCAAGGCTGCAGTCAATATTCAAGAAAATGCTCAAGGCAAAAATCGGTTGTATGAACCTGGATATACCAACATATCATTCCCCTTTGTATTAAATTTTAAATTCTTAAAAACAGCTGAGTCAACCTTGGGTCCCCTCCTGAATGCTATGGagataaataagtatctgaagaTAAACGATGGTTCATTAGATG TAATTGCTTTTGCTGGTCTAGTTTCACACTACCCTTTAGCTGATTGGGCAAGGGAAGGTGGTGACCCGTGCTTGCCTGTTCCATGGTCGTGGGTAAACTGTAACTCGGATCCACAACCAAGAATAACCTCAAT TGATTTGTCGGGGAAGAATCTGTCAGGGAATATCCCCTCAGAATTGGCAACTTTGCCAGGACTAACTGAGCT AAGACTTGGCGGGAATTCCCTCACTGGTCCTATACCTGATTTTACTGGATCCACAGACTTGAAAATTCT TCATCTTGAGAACAATCAACTGACTGGTGAACTGCCTTCATCTTTGATAGACCTAGATAATCTAAAGGAGTT GTACTTGCAGAACAACAAGTTATCTGGGGAAATTCCATCTGGACTTCTCAGTAAAAATCTAGTTTTCAA CTACACGGGAAACAATGACCTTCATCCAGGAGGCAACCGTAAAACCAAAACGGGTATTATCATTGGCGCTACAGTTGGGGCTGCTGTTCTACTCCTGGCGACcattatatcttgcctatttaTGAATAGGGGAAGGAAAAAACACCATAACAAAG GTGAGCTTACCACCCCCATGCCTTCTcataggcttgtagtttcttccTTAAATGACGCTGGGACGGAATCTGCACATTGCTTTGCATTATCTGAAATTGAAGAAGCGACAaagaattttgaaaagaaaattggaTCTGGGGGCTTTGGAGTTGTGTATTATGGAAAGATGAAGGATGGGAGAGAAATCGCGGTGAAACTACTAACGAGTAACTCTTACCAGGGGAAGAGGGAATTTTCCAACGAg GTGACTTTGCTTTCAAGGATTCACCATAGAAACCTGGTACAGTTTCTTGGATACTGTCAAGAAGATTCGAAGCACATTCTCGTTTATGAATACATGCATAGTGGAACTCTTAAGGAACATCTTTATG GTCCTTTGACACGAGAAGGAGCTATTAGTTGGCTCAAACGCCTTGAAATTGCTGAAGATTCTGCTAAAG GGATTGAATATCTCCACACTGGATGTGTTCCATCCATCATCCATAGGGATGTGAAAAGCAGCAACATTCTTCTTGACAAACACATGAGAGCAAAAGTATCAGATTTTGGTCTCTCAAAACTTGAAGTTGATGGAGCTTCCCATGTCTCAAGCATAGTGCGGGGGACTGTTGGGTATCTAGATCCCGA GTATTATATCTCTCAGCAATTGACAGACAAAAGCGATGTATATAGTTTTGGTGTCATTCTTCTGGAGTTGATTTCCGGCCAAGAAGCGATATCCAATGAAAGCTTTGGCGTGAACTGTCGTAACATAGTGCAATGG GCAAAATCACACGTCGGGAGTGGGGATGTTCAGGGCATAATAGACCCGCTACTAGGAAATGATTATAACGTCCAATCAATTTGGAAGATAGCTGAAAAGGCATTGATGTGTGTACAACCCCATGGGAGTATTAGACCATCTATATCAGAAGTGTTGAAAGAGATTCAAGACGCAATCATGATAGAGAGAGAAATGGAGGCGGCAAAAGATGGTAACAATGATCTATCGAGGAGTACAATAAATTCTAACATGGGCTTGGGATCCCTGGATCTAGGTTTCAATGAACCTTACCTTCTGCTTGACGAGTCCACTGTACAGCCAACAGCTCGATAG